The genomic segment GACCGTCGGGTTGACCGTGGATCTGCACAAATCGTGCTGCATGGTTCCCCAGGTGACCTTAAAGGAGGTGTTGAGATTGCTGACACGCTGAAGTTCGATGACTGCGTTATAGATTCGAGTTGGAGCGATGGCTGAAGCATTCCAAGACCCGAGGCCATGCGAGAGGCCGTCACTTTCACTGACCCCCGAGGTGGGGCAATCGTCGTAGGGTTCGGGGAAGTCGGAACGTGATGTACAGCCTTTATTCCAGACGCTGATGTACCCCATGTCTACAAAGTCCATTTCGTAAATTCCCGGGTGTGTTCGTCCGTCCCGCGCTGGGCCAATCCACCAGCCGCCAGGTGAGTCCCAGGCCAGGGTAAATCTGATGTCATCAAGGTTGGTTCCGCGGTTGTTGGGCGTGTAATACAACGTTCCGCGGTTCGGAAAGGGATTGCCGTTCCCTGAGATTGCCTGCGCCGAAAGTTTTTTGGGCTGGCCTTGGATGACCACACGATCAAGTTTTTGAGCTGCTGCAATCCGCTTGGCAATGTCGTTGCTGGACAGCAATGCATAACTGTCGCGTCTCTTCAGGTATTCGCTCCGTGCAGCCTGCATGTGCGGCGGCAACGGCGGAAGAACCGAACTGAAGAGGACGGCCGTATCCGTAGTCACGCCTTGCGCCTTCACTGCCTGGCCAAGATTCGAGAGTGCGTCCGTTGTCCCCTCAGCCTGGAACCCGTAAATGCTGGCGGAATCGAATAATTGTTTTGCATCGTCGGCATCGTCGAAACGAGCCAGAATTTCTACAGCGATCTGCTTGTATTCGGGACCTTGAGCAATGAACTTTTTAATCTGCCCAACGTTTTTCAAATCCAATTGCAGATTCACCTCTTGGTTCAGCAGCACCCCCACATCACTGCCTAGTCGCTTGAGGCCCGTATCTGCCTGTCGCGAGAAGAAGTCTTTTAAGCTTATCGCCAGCTCTTGCGGTTGAATTGCAGATGGGTAAGCGGATGTTCCCTGTGCCAGCGGAGTGTGGTAATACACGGCGCGCAACTTCACTCCTGTCTGAGTGGCTAATCGAGCTAGTTCTGACGTAGTGACTGGCGTGGCAAGTGCAAATCCCACGAGCACAGGCGTGGCTGATGCGCCTTGCTGTTGAATTGTCGTTTTGGTGGGGAGGAGAGTCCAGGTTTGCTCTGATATTGAAGGTCGATCTCCCATGTTTCGCGCCATGTTGCTTTCAGTAGCCTCTGGCAGAGTGGATGTGGCGCAGGAGGAAAGAAGTACGGCTGTCAGGAAAAGAGCAGAGGTGCGTTTCATAGGGTTCTCCAGCATGTGATTTCGACTTCCAAATTTAATTTCGATGCCGCCAACGTGTGACTGGCCACGGTAGGGTAAAGCGACCCGCCTTCTGAAATCAGAAGATGTAACAGCGTGAGGAAATGCTTAAAGCAGATACTCGACCACGCTTCAGAGGCACTCTGGTACCACGTGCCACGCGCTGCATTCGGCGGCCTTTCTGGGGATGGAGCAAGGCCTCACGACGGCCACCATGCTGGGCGCCGTCGCCTACGCGTTGCGGGTGATGGCACAGTGCGAAGACCAGTTGCTGCACTGAAGTCCAGCCTCGTCGTGAGACGAGGCTGGTGTCAAAGGTTAGCCGGGGAAGCAAAGTCGGACTCTACGGGTCATCTCCTGCCTGTCCACCAGGAGATTCCTCATGCGGTAATGCTCCAGGTTTGACTTCAAGCGGCGTTGCGAGCATTCGCCGATAAGGTGAGTGTAGACCAAGGCGTGGCGTAGCCGAGCGCCGAATGACGGCGCTCGTGGTTGTACCAGCGGTGAAAGTCCGGCATGGCGGCCCGGACATCGGCCATGGACTGCCAGTCCTGGCGGAAGGCGAACTGGTATTTGTAGGTCCGGTTGAGGCGTTCGAGGATACCGGTTCCTCCCGGCTGAGACACTTTGCAGCGCACCCAGTTGCCGTACATCAAACAGCCCTGTTGAAAGAGGTCACTGGTGAAATCACTGCCTCCATCACTCTGGACCAGGATGCGCTTGTGGTGGCCCTGAGCACGCAGCACGGCGACCGCCTCGTCGAGCGTCAGTTTGGCGAGGTGCATCGACAGGCTCCGTACCACCCGGCTGGCCAGCACCACCCGCGAGGTAACGTCCAGCACGAAGTAAATCCAACAGACCCCGTCGGGCAGCGACAGCCGTGTCGCGTCAATCTGCACCCGTCGACCTTCCGGCCAGTCTTGTGGTGCGGAAACCTTCGGGGAAGGTTTCCGGGTCTTTCGAGGCAGCGGTGGGTGAAGGTGCAATTCGCCGAGTGCGACACGGATCTTGTGCAGGCCAATCTCTTCGCCCTGAGCTTTGAGTTCCTGATACAGCAGCCGGTATCCAGACGTTGGATGCTGCAACGCCGCCTGGCGTACCTTCTCGTACAGTGCGTCACGGTGCTGCTGCTTGGCACAGCGCGCGGGCGCGCTGTGCTGATGGTCCCGCATCCGCCAGTACGGCACGCTGGCGTACTGGGCAAAACGCCGCAGGCTGAGGTGCGGCCGGCTCTGCCAGAGAACGATCAGCTCGTCCAGCGTCAGAGCCGTCGCACTTTTCGCGCAATATCGAGCTCCAGTTCCTTTTCGGCCACGATGCGTTTGAGACGGTCATTCTCCCGTTCCAGGATGGTCACGCCCTGGTCTGGTCGGTCACCAGAGAGGCGGGCACGGCCCGCCTCCAGAAACTGTGTTTTCCAGGTGTGGATCAGGCTCTCGTTGGCTCCATGCTGACGGGCTGCCTCCGCGACTCCGAGTTCGCCCCGCAGCACGCTGAGGACGATGGCTTCTTTGACGTCGGTGCTCCAGGTTTTTCGCTGTTTCCCCATGATGATCTCCAGTGTGCTCGTCCCTCGCATCGAGAGGGTCAGGTGCTGAAAGTCATCCTTGGAGCACTACCTGCTGACTTCTAGCTGGTTGACGTCTGGGCTCACAACTGCGGCGGGCCTGAAACAGGCTGGCCACATTGCGTGGGCTTCCCAGAGACCATGGGAGTGAAGCAGCAGCGCGTCCATGGAGTCGGCTCAATAAAGGGGGCTGGTTATCTTTGCCCGGATGCCCTTTGCCGACGTCTTCCACCTCCCCGGGGCCATAGTTCGCTCCTGTAGTACTCTGGTGATGTGGTTGGTGTCCCCTCCCATTGGGTGCAATTCCCATACTCTGTAAACAACTTCTGCAGGCGCCTGTAGATCCCGTTTATGGGGAATAGACGGCAAATAACACCATACGAGT from the Deinococcus taeanensis genome contains:
- a CDS encoding integrase core domain-containing protein, which produces MRDHQHSAPARCAKQQHRDALYEKVRQAALQHPTSGYRLLYQELKAQGEEIGLHKIRVALGELHLHPPLPRKTRKPSPKVSAPQDWPEGRRVQIDATRLSLPDGVCWIYFVLDVTSRVVLASRVVRSLSMHLAKLTLDEAVAVLRAQGHHKRILVQSDGGSDFTSDLFQQGCLMYGNWVRCKVSQPGGTGILERLNRTYKYQFAFRQDWQSMADVRAAMPDFHRWYNHERRHSALGYATPWSTLTLSANARNAA
- a CDS encoding transposase, which translates into the protein MGKQRKTWSTDVKEAIVLSVLRGELGVAEAARQHGANESLIHTWKTQFLEAGRARLSGDRPDQGVTILERENDRLKRIVAEKELELDIARKVRRL